One window of the Primulina eburnea isolate SZY01 chromosome 18, ASM2296580v1, whole genome shotgun sequence genome contains the following:
- the LOC140819533 gene encoding ATP-citrate synthase alpha chain protein 1-like, which translates to MARKKIREYVSKRLLKENFKRISGSELAMKCVQITESTNFEELVEKEPWLSSTKLVVKPDMLFGKRGKSGLVVLNLDLDGVAAFVKEQLGKEVEIGGCRGLITTIIVEPFVPHDKEFYLNIVSERLGCSISFSECGGIEIEENWDKVKTIFVPTGAIFTSDLCAPLVTALTAEIKGVIKEFIKVVYDLFLDLDFVFLEMNPFTLVDGKPYPLDIRGELDDTAAFKNFKKWGNIEFPMPFGRVMSPRESFIHKLDEKTSASLKFTVLNPKGRIWTMVAGGGASVIYADTVGDLGFASELGNYAEYSGAPNEEEVLQYARVVIDCATAEPDGRKRALVIGGGIANFTDVAATFSGIIRALKEKEAKLKASRMHLYVRRGGPNYQRGLARMRTLAEEIRVPVEVYGPEATMTGICKQAIECISTAG; encoded by the exons CCGAATCTACCAACTTCGAAGAACTGGTAGAGAAAGAGCCCTGGCTCTCATCAACAAAACTGGTTGTGAAGCCGGATATGTTATTCGGAAAACGTGGCAAGAGTGGTCTTGTTGTGTTGAACCTGGATTTGGATGGAGTTGCTGCTTTTGTTAAAGAACAGCTTGGAAAAGAA GTAGAGATTGGGGGATGCAGAGGGCTTATTACAACGATCATTGTCGAACCATTTGTTCCACACGACAAAGAATTTTACCTAAACATTGTCTCCGAGAGACTTGGATGCAGCATCAGCTTTTCAGAATGTGGAGGAATTGAAATAGAAGAGAACTGGGATAAG GTCAAGACTATCTTCGTGCCAACGGGGGCGATTTTTACATCAGATCTATGTGCCCCACTTGTGACAGCCCTTACTGCGGAG ATTAAAGGGGTGATCAAGGAGTTCATCAAAGTAGTCTATGATTTGTTTTTAG ATTTGGACTTCGTGTTTCTTGAGATGAATCCATTCACCTTAGTAGATGGAAAGCCTTATCCTTTGGATATAAGAGGAGAACTCGATGATACtgctgctttcaagaacttcaaaaa ATGGGGAAATATAGAATTCCCAATGCCGTTTGGGAGAGTCATGAGTCCGAGGGAAAGCTTCATCCATAAACTTGATGAGAAG ACGAGTGCATCTCTCAAGTTCACAGTCCTGAACCCGAAAGGGCGGATATGGACCATGGTGGCCGGAGGAGGAGCAAGTGTTATTTACGCAGATACT GTTGGAGATCTTGGCTTTGCTTCTGAGCTTGGGAACTATGCAGAATACAGCGGTGCCCCGAATGAAGAGGAGGTCTTGCAGTATGCTAGAGTTGTGATAGAT TGCGCGACTGCAGAGCCTGATGGCCGGAAGAGAGCCCTTGTGATCGGTGGTGGGATAGCTAACTTCACCGACGTTGCTGCTACGTTTAGTGGCATTATTCGAGCTCTGAAAGAAAAG GAGGCAAAGCTTAAGGCTTCAAGAATGCATTTATATGTCAGAAGAGGGGGTCCAAATTACCAAAGAGGCCTTGCAAGGATGAGAACTCTTGCAGAAGAAATCAGAGTTCCCGTCGAG GTTTATGGACCGGAGGCGACCATGACTGGTATATGCAAACAGGCTATTGAGTGTATCAGTACCGCTGGATGA